From a single Streptomyces sp. NBC_00377 genomic region:
- a CDS encoding SGNH/GDSL hydrolase family protein, protein MHSVLDLALDCVVGALGKTTEPTEPTAPGTTGPTGVTLHRSPDRGRAQLADSAFDFSSAVPSGVRLEMLTDATELELDARLSVVLPPGMPSADSVFDLVVDGELREPVLASEQSLIFLDPATGDRDVRPAEPATVRFRLGPRARERRVEIWLPVSPACALLDVRVPDGASLRPAPASGPLWVHYGSSISQCADAGRPTSTWPARVARSAGRSLVNLGLGGQCQLDPFMARAVRDLPARAISLELGINVLNADSMRERAFVPAFHGFLDTIRDGHPDTPVLVITPIVCPAAERRPGPTTAGPDAMVRTVDRPADLALGALTLTRIRELLSRHVEQRRESGDERLRLVQGTTLFGPDDVADLPDGLHPNAAGCARMAERFLPLAFGEEGALR, encoded by the coding sequence ATGCACTCCGTCCTCGATCTCGCGCTCGACTGTGTCGTCGGAGCGCTGGGGAAGACCACCGAACCCACCGAACCCACCGCACCCGGAACGACCGGGCCCACCGGGGTGACTCTGCACCGTTCCCCGGACCGGGGACGTGCGCAGTTGGCCGACAGCGCCTTCGACTTCAGCAGCGCCGTGCCGTCCGGCGTGCGGCTGGAGATGCTCACGGACGCCACCGAGCTCGAGCTGGACGCCCGGCTGAGCGTGGTCCTGCCCCCCGGCATGCCGTCCGCCGACAGCGTCTTCGACCTGGTCGTCGACGGCGAACTGCGGGAACCGGTCCTGGCGAGCGAACAGAGCCTGATCTTCCTCGACCCCGCCACCGGCGACCGGGATGTCCGGCCGGCCGAGCCCGCGACCGTTCGGTTCCGCCTCGGCCCGCGGGCCCGCGAACGGCGCGTGGAGATCTGGCTGCCCGTCAGCCCGGCCTGCGCGCTGCTCGACGTACGGGTGCCCGACGGGGCGTCCCTGCGTCCGGCGCCGGCGAGCGGCCCGCTGTGGGTGCATTACGGCAGCTCGATCAGCCAGTGCGCGGACGCGGGCCGCCCCACCTCCACCTGGCCGGCCCGCGTCGCCCGCTCCGCCGGCCGCTCCCTGGTCAACCTGGGCCTCGGCGGACAGTGCCAGCTCGACCCCTTCATGGCCCGCGCCGTGCGCGACCTGCCCGCGCGCGCGATCAGCCTCGAGCTGGGCATCAACGTCCTGAACGCCGACAGCATGCGGGAACGCGCCTTCGTCCCGGCGTTCCACGGGTTCCTCGACACGATCCGCGACGGACACCCGGACACACCGGTCCTGGTCATCACCCCGATCGTCTGCCCGGCCGCCGAGCGGCGGCCCGGTCCCACGACGGCGGGCCCCGACGCCATGGTCCGCACCGTCGACCGTCCCGCCGACCTCGCGCTCGGCGCGCTCACGCTCACCCGTATCCGCGAGCTGCTGAGCCGGCACGTCGAGCAGCGCCGCGAGAGCGGCGACGAGCGGCTGCGACTCGTCCAGGGAACGACGCTGTTCGGGCCCGACGACGTCGCCGACCTGCCGGACGGCCTGCACCCGAACGCGGCCGGCTGTGCCCGCATGGCCGAGCGCTTCCTGCCCCTGGCGTTCGGCGAGGAGGGCGCGCTCCGGTGA
- a CDS encoding cysteine desulfurase-like protein — translation MAIDVAALRARFPSLAQGFAFFDGPGGTQTPTPVAEAVARTLTAPLSNRGLVSASERNAEEAVAGFRAAYADFLGVAEGGVVHGRSATQLTYDFSRTLARSWRAGDEIVLSRLDHDSNVRPWIQAAGRAGVTVRWIEIDAATAELDLGSFERALSARTRLVAVTAASNVLGTRPPVREIADRAHEVGALVFVDGVHYAAHHLVDVPALGADLFVCSPYKFLGPHCGVLAGSPGFLETLVPDKLLPSPDTVPERFEFGTLPYEILAGATAAVDFLAGLDATGTMEATGTTEATAAGRAGDSPGTAASRRERLARSLRSLHDHENAVRARVEEGLRALGDAVTVHSRARDRTPTVLMSFEGRDAREAQAHLAARGVVAPAGSFYAYEAFTALKLDDPALRVGLAPYNDFVDVDRLLDGLTSFL, via the coding sequence ATGGCCATCGACGTCGCCGCCCTCAGGGCCCGGTTCCCCTCCCTCGCGCAGGGATTCGCCTTCTTCGACGGGCCGGGTGGGACACAGACGCCCACTCCGGTCGCGGAGGCCGTCGCCAGGACACTGACCGCCCCGCTGTCCAACCGGGGCCTGGTCAGCGCGTCCGAGCGCAACGCCGAGGAGGCCGTCGCCGGCTTCCGGGCCGCCTACGCCGATTTTCTGGGCGTCGCGGAAGGGGGAGTCGTGCACGGGCGCAGCGCCACCCAGCTCACGTACGACTTCTCCCGGACCCTGGCGCGGAGCTGGCGGGCCGGTGACGAGATCGTCCTCAGCCGGCTGGACCACGACTCCAATGTGCGCCCCTGGATCCAGGCGGCCGGGCGCGCCGGGGTCACCGTCCGCTGGATCGAGATCGACGCGGCGACCGCGGAACTCGACCTCGGCTCCTTCGAGCGGGCGCTCTCGGCGCGGACGCGGCTGGTAGCGGTGACGGCCGCCTCGAACGTGCTGGGCACCAGGCCGCCCGTGCGCGAGATCGCCGACCGGGCCCACGAGGTGGGCGCCCTGGTGTTCGTGGACGGCGTGCACTACGCCGCCCATCACCTGGTGGACGTCCCCGCGCTGGGGGCCGACCTGTTCGTCTGCTCGCCGTACAAGTTCCTCGGTCCGCACTGCGGTGTGCTCGCCGGATCGCCCGGGTTCCTGGAGACCCTCGTACCGGACAAGCTGCTGCCGTCGCCGGACACGGTGCCGGAACGCTTCGAGTTCGGGACGCTGCCCTACGAGATCCTGGCGGGCGCCACCGCCGCCGTGGACTTCCTGGCCGGGCTCGACGCGACGGGCACGATGGAGGCGACGGGCACGACCGAGGCGACCGCGGCGGGACGGGCGGGGGACTCGCCGGGGACGGCAGCGTCGCGCAGGGAGCGGCTCGCGCGCTCGCTGCGGTCCCTGCACGACCACGAGAACGCGGTCCGCGCCAGGGTGGAGGAGGGGCTGCGCGCGCTGGGCGACGCGGTCACCGTCCATTCGAGGGCGCGGGACCGCACCCCGACCGTCCTGATGAGTTTCGAGGGCCGGGACGCACGCGAGGCACAGGCGCACCTGGCGGCGCGGGGTGTTGTGGCGCCGGCCGGCTCGTTCTACGCCTACGAGGCCTTCACCGCGCTGAAGCTGGACGATCCGGCGCTGCGGGTGGGGCTGGCGCCCTACAACGATTTCGTGGACGTCGACAGGCTCCTCGACGGGCTGACCTCGTTTCTCTGA
- a CDS encoding Fur family transcriptional regulator produces the protein MTAPRTPTTADELRGAGLRVTAARVALLESVREGDHLGVEALASGVRDRVGHISLQAVYDALHALTTAGLVRRLEPPGSPARFEGRVGDNHHHLVCRSCGAVVDVDCAVGHAPCLTASDDRGFAIDEAEVIYWGLCPDCSTARST, from the coding sequence ATGACAGCACCCCGTACACCGACCACCGCCGACGAGCTGCGCGGTGCCGGCCTGCGGGTGACGGCAGCCCGTGTCGCGCTGCTCGAGTCCGTCCGCGAGGGCGACCATCTGGGCGTCGAGGCGCTCGCCTCGGGAGTCCGTGACCGCGTGGGTCACATCTCCCTCCAGGCCGTGTACGACGCCCTGCACGCGCTGACCACCGCGGGCCTGGTGCGCCGCCTCGAGCCCCCGGGCAGCCCGGCCCGGTTCGAGGGCCGCGTGGGGGACAACCATCACCACCTCGTCTGCCGGTCGTGCGGCGCCGTCGTGGACGTCGACTGCGCCGTGGGTCACGCCCCCTGTCTGACCGCCTCCGACGACCGCGGTTTCGCCATAGACGAGGCCGAGGTCATCTACTGGGGCCTGTGCCCCGACTGTTCCACCGCTCGCAGCACCTGA
- the katG gene encoding catalase/peroxidase HPI, translating to MTENHDAIVTEPKAAEAGGCPVAHGGRAAHPTQGGGNRQWWPERLNLKILAKDPVVANPLGGEFDYAAAFEALDLAAVKQDIAEVLTTSQDWWPADFGNYGPLMVRMAWHSAGTYRISDGRGGGGRGQQRFAPLNSWPDNANLDKARRLLWPVKKKYGQSISWADLMILTGNVALETMGFETFGFGGGRADVWEADEDVYWGPETTWLDDQRYTGDRELENPLGAVQMGLIYVNPEGPNGNPDPLASARDIRETFRRMAMNDEETVALIAGGHTFGKTHGAGPADHVGDDPEAAALAQQGLGWKSSYGTGKGGDAITSGLEVTWTSKPTQWSNDFFDILFGFEWELSESPAGAKQWVAKGAEAIIPDAHDASKKKLPTMLTTDLALRFDPIYGEISRRFHENPAEFADAFSRAWYKLTHRDLGPKSLYLGPEVPAETLLWQDPLPQAEGETIGAEDIAALKAKLLASGLSVSQLVSTAWASASTFRGSDKRGGANGARIRLEPQRGWEVNNPDELAQVLRVLEGIQAEFNTGAKKVSLADLIVLGGAAAVEKAAKDAGHDVEVPFTPGRVDASQEQTDVESFAALEPTADGFRNYLGKGNRLPAEFLLVDKANLLTLSAPELTVLVGGLRVLGANHAQSSHGVFTDAPGKLTNDFFVNLLDLGTTWSSTSEDQATFEGRDAATGEVKWTGTRADLVFGSNSELRALAEVYASDDAKEKFVHDFVAAWVKVSNLDRFDLI from the coding sequence ATGACCGAGAACCATGATGCGATCGTGACCGAGCCGAAGGCGGCGGAGGCGGGCGGCTGCCCGGTCGCCCACGGTGGTCGCGCCGCGCACCCGACCCAGGGCGGCGGAAACCGCCAGTGGTGGCCGGAGCGGCTCAACCTGAAGATCCTCGCCAAGGACCCCGTCGTGGCGAACCCGCTCGGTGGGGAGTTCGACTACGCCGCGGCGTTCGAGGCCCTCGACCTGGCGGCCGTGAAGCAGGACATCGCCGAGGTGCTGACCACCTCGCAGGACTGGTGGCCCGCCGACTTCGGCAACTACGGCCCGCTGATGGTCCGCATGGCCTGGCACAGCGCCGGCACCTACCGCATCAGCGACGGCCGCGGCGGCGGTGGCCGCGGGCAGCAGCGTTTCGCGCCGCTGAACAGCTGGCCGGACAACGCCAACCTCGACAAGGCCCGCCGTCTGCTGTGGCCGGTCAAGAAGAAGTACGGCCAGTCCATCTCCTGGGCCGACCTCATGATCCTCACGGGCAACGTCGCGCTGGAGACGATGGGCTTCGAGACCTTCGGCTTCGGCGGCGGCCGCGCGGACGTGTGGGAGGCCGACGAGGACGTGTACTGGGGCCCGGAGACCACCTGGCTCGACGACCAGCGCTACACCGGCGACCGTGAGCTGGAGAACCCGCTCGGCGCGGTCCAGATGGGCCTCATCTACGTCAACCCCGAGGGCCCCAACGGCAACCCGGACCCGCTGGCCTCGGCCCGCGACATCCGCGAGACGTTCCGCCGCATGGCGATGAACGACGAGGAGACCGTCGCGCTGATCGCCGGTGGTCACACCTTCGGCAAGACCCACGGCGCCGGTCCGGCGGACCACGTCGGCGACGACCCCGAGGCCGCCGCCCTCGCACAGCAGGGTCTGGGCTGGAAGTCCTCCTACGGCACCGGTAAGGGCGGCGACGCCATCACCAGTGGTCTCGAGGTCACCTGGACCAGCAAGCCCACCCAGTGGAGCAACGACTTCTTCGACATCCTCTTCGGCTTCGAGTGGGAGCTGTCGGAGTCCCCGGCCGGCGCCAAGCAGTGGGTGGCCAAGGGCGCCGAGGCGATCATCCCCGACGCGCACGACGCGTCGAAGAAGAAGCTCCCGACGATGCTCACCACCGACCTGGCGCTGCGCTTCGACCCGATCTACGGTGAGATCTCGCGCCGCTTCCACGAGAACCCGGCCGAGTTCGCGGACGCCTTCTCCCGCGCCTGGTACAAGCTGACCCACCGCGACCTGGGCCCGAAGTCCCTGTACCTCGGCCCGGAGGTCCCGGCGGAGACCCTGCTGTGGCAGGACCCGCTGCCGCAGGCCGAGGGCGAGACCATCGGCGCCGAGGACATCGCGGCCCTCAAGGCCAAGCTGCTCGCCTCCGGGCTGAGCGTCTCTCAGCTGGTGTCCACCGCCTGGGCGTCGGCCTCCACCTTCCGCGGCAGCGACAAGCGCGGCGGCGCCAACGGCGCCCGCATCCGCCTGGAACCGCAGCGCGGCTGGGAGGTCAACAACCCGGACGAGCTGGCCCAGGTGCTGCGCGTCCTCGAGGGAATCCAGGCGGAGTTCAACACCGGCGCGAAGAAGGTCTCGCTGGCCGACCTGATCGTGCTCGGTGGCGCCGCCGCCGTGGAGAAGGCCGCCAAGGACGCCGGTCACGACGTCGAGGTGCCGTTCACGCCGGGCCGGGTGGACGCCTCGCAGGAGCAGACGGACGTCGAGTCGTTCGCCGCGCTCGAGCCGACGGCCGACGGGTTCCGCAACTACCTCGGCAAGGGCAACCGCCTGCCGGCCGAGTTCCTGCTGGTCGACAAGGCGAACCTGCTGACCCTGAGCGCCCCCGAGCTGACGGTCCTCGTCGGTGGGCTGCGCGTGCTGGGCGCCAACCACGCCCAGTCCTCGCACGGTGTGTTCACCGACGCCCCGGGCAAGCTGACGAACGACTTCTTCGTCAACCTGCTCGACCTGGGCACGACCTGGTCGTCGACCTCCGAGGACCAGGCCACGTTCGAGGGCCGTGACGCCGCCACGGGCGAGGTCAAGTGGACCGGCACCCGCGCCGACCTCGTCTTCGGCTCGAACTCCGAACTGCGCGCGCTCGCCGAGGTCTACGCGAGCGACGACGCGAAGGAGAAGTTCGTGCACGACTTCGTCGCGGCGTGGGTCAAGGTCTCCAACCTCGACCGGTTCGACCTGATCTGA
- a CDS encoding family 43 glycosylhydrolase produces the protein MPRKYRRRPVLVCVLALLVALVAATQPVSAADGRPYTNPLKSAKGADPWLEYYDGNYYLITTTFTGVLGIRKAPTLAGIATAPTVQVWSDTTSTRNTNIWAPELHRFNGHWYLYYSAGQGGTACCDSQRTHVLESTGTDPLGPYTYKGSLTGSNLDPGGWLIDASVLQANGKLFLVGSGSVNGSKQSLVIAPMSNPYTLAAGTFTVISSPTLSWETSGAPVNEGPEPLYHDGRTFLTFSASYCQTADYKLGLLELTGSDPLNPASWTKKQTPVFQRSDADGVYGPGHNGFFTSPDGTENWIVYHANSSASGGCGNGRTTRAQKFTWNADGTPNFGTPVALGTTLPGPSGETAATPAAYTLVNRNSGKCLDVSGGSTANGTNILQWTCSGGANQKWRIEDQGDDTSRLVNVATGSVMDTADCSTADGADLRQWSWLNNKCQRFRLVFTASGDYVRLVGENSGKVADVADCGTANGADVRQWTWLSNTCQQWRLVPTT, from the coding sequence ATGCCCCGGAAGTACCGCCGCAGACCCGTGCTCGTCTGCGTGCTGGCCCTTCTCGTCGCCCTCGTGGCGGCGACCCAGCCGGTGTCCGCGGCCGACGGCCGCCCGTACACCAACCCGCTGAAGTCGGCCAAGGGCGCGGACCCCTGGCTGGAGTACTACGACGGCAACTACTACCTGATCACCACGACGTTCACAGGCGTCCTCGGCATACGCAAGGCGCCCACCCTTGCGGGAATCGCCACCGCGCCCACCGTGCAGGTGTGGTCGGACACCACCTCCACCCGCAACACCAACATCTGGGCGCCCGAACTCCACCGGTTCAACGGCCACTGGTACCTGTACTACTCGGCCGGCCAGGGCGGCACCGCCTGCTGCGACTCGCAGCGCACCCACGTGCTGGAGAGCACCGGCACCGATCCGCTGGGCCCGTACACCTACAAGGGCTCCCTCACCGGCTCCAACCTCGATCCGGGCGGCTGGCTGATCGACGCGAGCGTGCTCCAGGCGAACGGAAAGCTGTTCCTCGTCGGGAGCGGTTCCGTGAACGGCAGCAAGCAGAGTCTCGTCATCGCGCCGATGAGCAACCCGTACACGCTGGCCGCCGGCACGTTCACGGTGATCTCCAGCCCCACGCTGAGCTGGGAGACCTCGGGCGCGCCGGTCAACGAGGGACCCGAACCGCTGTATCACGACGGCCGTACGTTCCTGACGTTCTCCGCGAGCTACTGCCAGACCGCCGACTACAAACTGGGCCTGCTGGAGCTGACGGGCAGCGACCCGCTGAACCCGGCGTCCTGGACCAAGAAGCAGACGCCCGTCTTCCAGCGCAGCGACGCCGACGGCGTCTACGGACCGGGCCACAACGGCTTCTTCACCTCACCCGACGGCACCGAGAACTGGATCGTCTACCACGCCAACTCCTCGGCGAGCGGCGGCTGCGGCAACGGCCGTACGACCCGCGCCCAGAAGTTCACCTGGAACGCCGACGGCACGCCGAACTTCGGCACTCCCGTCGCGCTCGGCACGACGCTCCCGGGCCCGTCCGGCGAGACGGCGGCGACCCCGGCGGCGTACACCCTGGTCAACCGCAACAGCGGCAAGTGCCTTGACGTGTCCGGCGGTTCGACCGCCAACGGCACGAACATCCTCCAGTGGACCTGTTCCGGCGGGGCCAACCAGAAGTGGCGGATCGAGGACCAGGGCGACGACACCAGCCGGCTGGTGAACGTGGCCACCGGCTCGGTGATGGACACCGCCGACTGCTCCACCGCCGACGGCGCCGACCTGCGCCAGTGGTCCTGGCTGAACAACAAGTGCCAGCGTTTCCGGCTCGTCTTCACCGCGAGCGGCGACTACGTCCGGCTGGTGGGCGAGAACAGCGGCAAGGTCGCCGACGTGGCGGACTGCGGTACCGCGAACGGCGCCGACGTACGGCAGTGGACCTGGCTGAGCAACACCTGCCAGCAGTGGCGCCTGGTGCCCACCACCTGA
- a CDS encoding family 43 glycosylhydrolase, whose translation MRRNAVRLLLAGLVALAAVLTGVGAPAQAAVPDSPAVTYTNPVAEKRADPHIYKHTDGYYYFTATVPEYDRIVLRRATTLQGLSTAQEVTIWTKHSSGVMGAHIWAPEIHFIDGKWYVYFAAGSTSDVWAIRMYVLEGTGANPLTAAWTEKGQIRTTWESFSLDSTTFVVNGVRYLAWAQRNPSEDNNTSLFIAKMANPWTIQGTPAEISQPTLSWETVGYKVNEGPALIQHGDKVFMTYSASATDANYCLGMLTASATADLTAPASWTKRSQPVFTTNASTSQYGPGHNSFTVSEDGRSDILVYHDRSYRDITGDPLNDPNRRTRVQKLYWKADGTPDFGIPVADGVTPQRFSSYNYADRFVRHWEYRARIEANVSPLADSQFRVVTGLTGTGTVSLESANFPGYYLRHKNFEVWLEKNDGTSTFASDASFYKRAGLADSAGVSYESYNNAGRYVRHYNYLLYVQTPSTATDRGDATFYAQ comes from the coding sequence TTGAGACGCAACGCCGTTCGGCTGCTCCTGGCCGGCCTCGTCGCCCTCGCGGCCGTCCTCACCGGTGTGGGCGCCCCCGCCCAGGCCGCCGTGCCGGACTCCCCCGCGGTGACGTACACCAACCCGGTCGCGGAGAAGCGCGCCGATCCGCACATCTACAAGCACACCGACGGCTACTACTACTTCACCGCCACGGTCCCCGAGTACGACCGCATCGTGCTGCGCCGGGCCACCACCCTCCAGGGGCTGTCGACGGCCCAGGAGGTCACCATCTGGACCAAGCACAGCAGCGGTGTCATGGGCGCCCACATCTGGGCGCCGGAGATCCACTTCATCGACGGCAAGTGGTACGTGTACTTCGCGGCCGGGTCCACCAGTGACGTCTGGGCGATCCGGATGTACGTGCTCGAAGGCACCGGCGCGAACCCGCTCACCGCGGCCTGGACCGAGAAGGGCCAGATCAGGACCACCTGGGAGAGCTTCTCGCTGGACTCCACCACGTTCGTCGTGAACGGGGTCCGCTATCTCGCCTGGGCGCAGCGCAACCCGTCCGAGGACAACAACACCAGTCTGTTCATCGCCAAGATGGCCAACCCCTGGACGATCCAGGGCACTCCGGCGGAGATCTCGCAGCCGACGCTGTCCTGGGAGACGGTCGGCTACAAGGTCAACGAGGGGCCCGCGCTGATCCAGCACGGCGACAAGGTCTTCATGACCTACTCGGCGAGCGCGACCGACGCCAACTACTGCCTGGGGATGCTGACCGCCTCCGCGACGGCCGACCTGACCGCCCCCGCGTCCTGGACGAAGCGCTCTCAGCCCGTCTTCACCACGAACGCCTCGACCTCGCAGTACGGGCCGGGCCACAACTCGTTCACCGTCTCCGAGGACGGCAGGTCCGACATCCTCGTCTACCACGACCGCAGCTACCGGGACATCACCGGTGACCCGCTGAACGACCCCAACCGCCGTACCCGCGTGCAGAAGCTGTACTGGAAGGCGGACGGCACCCCCGACTTCGGCATCCCGGTGGCCGACGGGGTCACCCCGCAGCGCTTCTCCTCGTACAACTACGCGGACCGGTTCGTCCGGCACTGGGAGTACCGCGCCCGCATCGAGGCGAACGTCAGCCCGCTCGCCGACTCGCAGTTCCGGGTGGTGACGGGTCTCACGGGCACCGGCACGGTCTCCCTGGAGTCGGCCAACTTCCCCGGCTACTACCTGCGGCACAAGAACTTCGAGGTGTGGCTGGAGAAGAACGACGGCACGTCGACGTTCGCGTCCGACGCGAGCTTCTACAAGCGGGCCGGTCTCGCCGACTCCGCAGGGGTGTCGTACGAGTCGTACAACAACGCCGGCCGCTACGTCCGCCACTACAACTACCTGCTGTACGTGCAGACCCCGAGCACGGCGACGGACCGGGGCGACGCCACGTTCTACGCCCAGTGA
- a CDS encoding polysaccharide deacetylase family protein, with product MPSPTRKTKKTGAGLRAVAVSAAATCLAVALTGCGGVDVTRPSTARARPAATTQAARFGPVDCRTAKCIALTFDAGPSENSARLLDILKERQVPATFFLLGERHIDTYPELVRRMAAEGHEVASHTWDHKILTRITPEEIREELRRPNDEIERLTGRRPTLMRPPQGRTDETVHEICRELGLAEVLWTVTAKDYTTTDSTLIRRRVLAQADRDGIILLHDIYDGTVPAVPGIIDALKERGFVFVTVPQLLAPGTAVPGQVYR from the coding sequence ATGCCTTCTCCGACCAGGAAGACGAAGAAAACGGGGGCCGGGTTGCGTGCCGTCGCCGTCTCGGCGGCCGCCACCTGCCTGGCGGTCGCGCTGACCGGCTGCGGCGGCGTCGACGTCACCCGCCCGAGCACCGCCCGCGCCCGCCCCGCGGCCACCACGCAGGCCGCCCGCTTCGGCCCCGTCGACTGCCGGACGGCGAAGTGCATCGCCCTCACCTTCGACGCAGGACCGAGCGAGAACTCGGCCCGCCTGCTCGACATACTGAAGGAGAGACAGGTCCCGGCGACCTTCTTCCTGCTGGGCGAGCGGCACATCGACACCTACCCGGAACTCGTCCGGCGGATGGCTGCCGAGGGGCACGAGGTGGCCAGTCACACCTGGGACCACAAGATCCTCACCCGGATCACGCCGGAGGAGATACGCGAGGAACTCCGGCGCCCGAACGACGAGATAGAGCGCCTCACCGGCCGGCGCCCCACGCTGATGCGCCCGCCCCAGGGCCGCACGGACGAGACCGTGCACGAGATCTGCCGTGAGCTGGGCCTCGCCGAGGTGCTGTGGACGGTGACCGCGAAGGACTACACGACGACCGACTCCACGCTGATACGGCGCCGGGTGCTCGCGCAGGCCGACCGGGACGGCATCATCCTGCTGCACGACATCTACGACGGGACCGTGCCCGCCGTACCGGGGATCATCGACGCGCTCAAGGAGCGGGGCTTCGTCTTCGTGACGGTGCCTCAGCTGCTCGCGCCCGGCACGGCGGTGCCCGGGCAGGTCTACCGCTGA
- a CDS encoding SRPBCC family protein: MVIFQLERTVPLSPDEAWRRLTEWSRHGDAVPLTRVSALPPGPTREGTVIVARTGLGPLAFDDRMEVTEWQPPAQDEPGRCRLDKRGRVVRGWARIEVGPGPGGRARVVWREEVRVRFLPSLFDPLLGAAARAVFGRAVNRLLRGQ; encoded by the coding sequence GTGGTCATCTTCCAGCTCGAACGCACGGTACCGCTCTCCCCGGACGAGGCCTGGCGCCGTCTGACGGAGTGGTCCCGGCACGGCGACGCGGTACCGCTCACCCGCGTCAGCGCGCTCCCTCCCGGACCCACCCGGGAGGGCACGGTCATCGTGGCCCGTACGGGCCTCGGCCCGCTCGCCTTCGACGACCGGATGGAGGTGACCGAGTGGCAGCCGCCCGCCCAGGACGAGCCGGGCCGCTGCCGGCTGGACAAACGCGGCCGGGTGGTGAGGGGCTGGGCCCGGATCGAGGTCGGTCCGGGCCCCGGCGGGCGGGCCCGGGTGGTCTGGCGCGAGGAGGTACGGGTGCGCTTCCTGCCGTCCCTCTTCGACCCGCTCCTCGGGGCCGCGGCCCGCGCGGTGTTCGGGCGCGCGGTGAACCGGCTGCTCCGCGGACAATGA
- a CDS encoding lanthionine synthetase LanC family protein, with the protein MTTADEAEELAVDALRWMRGTARDTAGGGLGWPVGPSDDDVDPMFYNGTAGIVPALLEAWRHFGDDAHGDTALRAARSLADAVDEHPDDSLYFGLTGIALVLRTVHRELGDEAAGAAADRALERVRSRFDGTRWGELFELMGGNAGIGLGALAAGEPGLAVRALEPYLRTAETTGRGGVTWEFRLGAPARLHHLSHGTLGIAYALAAVGSATGRGDLVDLARAAVADVVARDEDGPDGFLVPHSDPPHRPDVVERFSYGWCHGPAGDAQVFRLLRDVLGEPSWQELADRCWHTVTRSGLPGRLRPGFWDNNGRCCGTAGVLALACDRIAEQGDSPGFAGTLVADLASHATRDAAGARWSNVDHRATPGGLEPQTGWAMGNAGIARELLRHVRLSRGGDPRYAFAWPDQPAVRGTAAQATEPIRPVGTEVTS; encoded by the coding sequence ATGACGACAGCTGACGAGGCCGAGGAACTCGCCGTGGACGCCCTGCGCTGGATGCGGGGCACGGCGCGGGACACCGCGGGCGGCGGTCTCGGCTGGCCCGTCGGCCCCTCGGACGACGACGTCGATCCGATGTTCTACAACGGGACGGCCGGGATCGTACCCGCGCTGCTGGAGGCCTGGCGGCACTTCGGCGACGACGCCCACGGCGACACCGCCCTGCGCGCCGCCCGCAGCCTCGCGGACGCCGTCGACGAACACCCCGACGACTCGCTCTACTTCGGGCTGACCGGCATCGCCCTGGTACTGCGGACCGTCCACCGCGAACTCGGCGACGAGGCCGCCGGCGCCGCCGCGGACCGGGCCCTTGAGCGGGTGCGGTCGCGCTTCGACGGAACACGCTGGGGCGAGTTGTTCGAGCTGATGGGCGGCAACGCGGGCATCGGCCTCGGCGCGCTGGCGGCCGGCGAACCCGGCCTCGCCGTCCGGGCGCTGGAGCCGTACCTCAGGACCGCCGAGACCACCGGACGGGGCGGCGTCACCTGGGAGTTCCGGCTCGGCGCGCCCGCCCGGCTGCACCATCTCTCGCACGGCACGCTGGGCATCGCGTACGCCCTTGCCGCCGTCGGTTCCGCCACCGGCCGGGGAGATCTGGTGGACCTCGCGCGGGCCGCCGTGGCGGACGTCGTCGCCCGCGACGAGGACGGCCCGGACGGCTTCCTGGTGCCGCACTCCGACCCGCCCCACCGGCCCGACGTGGTCGAGCGGTTCAGCTACGGCTGGTGTCACGGCCCGGCCGGCGACGCCCAGGTCTTCCGGCTCCTGCGGGACGTGCTCGGCGAGCCCTCCTGGCAGGAGCTCGCCGACCGCTGCTGGCACACCGTGACCCGCTCCGGTCTGCCCGGCCGGCTGCGCCCCGGGTTCTGGGACAACAACGGCCGCTGCTGCGGGACGGCGGGGGTGCTGGCGCTGGCCTGCGACCGGATCGCCGAGCAGGGCGACTCCCCCGGCTTCGCAGGGACGCTCGTGGCGGACCTCGCCTCGCACGCCACCCGGGACGCCGCCGGCGCGCGCTGGTCCAACGTCGACCACCGGGCGACCCCGGGCGGCCTCGAACCGCAGACCGGCTGGGCGATGGGCAACGCGGGCATCGCACGCGAACTGCTGCGTCATGTCAGGCTGAGCAGGGGCGGCGACCCGCGCTACGCGTTCGCCTGGCCGGACCAGCCGGCCGTGCGCGGGACGGCGGCTCAGGCCACCGAGCCGATCCGGCCCGTCGGTACCGAGGTCACGTCGTGA